A region of the Peromyscus leucopus breed LL Stock chromosome X, UCI_PerLeu_2.1, whole genome shotgun sequence genome:
CTTCATGTTTAGAGCAATATTTGATTTGGGAAACATGAAGTCACTCAGAACAATCTTGGGTGATTAATATACTAATTAGCTTGAACATGATGTGGTTTTATGGAACCCAGAATGCTGAATACTTAAGAGAATTTTTTGAAGGTTCATTCCTGTGAGGTGAGAGAAAAGGCATCGCTATCCTCCTTAGGCAAAGGTTAAGTTTGAGTAGGTTCAGGACTTCCTATCTTAACCCACTGCCTTTGCTTCAGTGTCTCAGTAAAGCCACAGTTCCCTGAACTGGTAAAGCTGCTTGGCTTCCCCGGGACAATGAACAAAGACTCAGTGAGCCCACTCTCTGGAAAAGGAATTTGTAGCAATGctgtcttagtctgttttctgttgctatacatgaacaccaccaccacaatttttaaagaatagctGTTTGTTTCACTAATGGTTTTTAAGGCTAGAAAGTTCAAGAATTTGATATTAGCATCTGGTGTGAGCTTTCATGCTGTATCATGACCTGGCAGAGGCAAGTGTGCTAACTtatgtctctcttcctcttcttaaaaAGCCACTAATGCCATTATTAGGACTACCCTCTTGACTTTATCCAGTCCTAATTACCACTCAAAGATCCTGCCTCCAAATACCAAAAACCTATGACTTTGGGAATTAAAGTTCCGATCATGAGATTTGAGGGACAAAGTCAAATCACAGCACCATCTCTGACTTAGAATTTAATATGGCAGCTTATAGGCCTCGGGCTCTAGAATGAAACAatgttgtattttttattctaaattttctttcataagtCCCCAATCACTTTGGTTCACAGCATCTCTTGCTTTCTTCATAGTTCTATCATAGACCATCTTTCTCAGATAGATCTCCAAATCTAAATCCTCAGAGGAAGTCTGGGTAATGAGCTAACTTTATCAACTGCCCCACTAGGAAGAGTCCTTACATTGGACCTTCTGTATCCATCAAAGACAGCCTTATCTTCCTTCTCTAAGCAGGCAGCCATGGGAAAGGAGCTTCCACTAGAAGCACATGGATAGCACATACAGCTGGTACTGTTGATTCTCTTTTGAAGCTATCCTTGTTGTGTGGGagccaaagaagaagaagaagaagaagaagaagaagaagaagaagaagaagaagaagaagaagaagaagaagaagaagaagaagaagaagaagaagaagagagaaggaaggaaggaaggaaggaaggaaggaaggaaggaaggaaggaaggaaggaaggaaggaaggaaggaaggaaggaagggagcttCAAActttcagagaggcagagaggcagagctggTCTCCACACCCCTAGTGCCCCAATTCCTGCATagcccactgtgccatctcctgCCCCAACCTGCAGGAGTGTTCCATCCTCTGTGCTCCACCCAAGAGTCTCCATCCTCTTGCTCAGGATCCTCCTTAACCACCCATGGATCTTTCCTCCACCATCCATCTGGACTCCTAATCCGATGTCCGTGTCCCTTACAAGAGTCCAGCAGCTCGACTTTTGGGGACCTACTTCATATGGTGGCaagcctcactcagccttgatgcagtggggaggagcttggcctgcctcaacttgatatgccatgttttgttgtcttccataggaggccttaccctttctgaagaGTGGACTGGGGGGCAGGGGTAGAAAGGAGATgaggggggaacaggaggagaggtggaaggggaaactgtgattagtatgtaaaaggaaggaaagaagggagggagggagggagggagggagggagggagggaggaggaaggaaggaaggaaggaaggaaggaaggaaggaaggaaggaaggaaggaaggaaggaaagaaggaaggaagggagaaaaaaactcCTCCCCATTCTGGGTCTCTCTCATGTGTCTGCAGGGCCTGCCCAGTCCCTTCCTGCGCTGTCCTTCACAAAGACTCTTGGATCGTGTGGTTCGACGCTATGCTGAAGTGGCTGACGCTGGCAGCATCTTCATGGACCACTTCACCGACCGTGACAAGCTGCGCCTCCTCTATACACTGTCTGTCAATGCACACCCCATCATTCTTCAGGTACTCAGTGACCCCCACAAGTCCTCCAGGTTATGTCACCACCTTGGACTTTCAGAGGCCATCcctaggtagattttttttcctcctcttcttgcttCATGTCTTGGGGCCACAAATCTGTATTAGTACATTTGCAACATCTGGTAAGTGTTTGACCGTCTTGGCAGCTAGTGAGGAAAgagcagagctggggatgtgaGTAGCAGGGAACAGCAGCCAACTTTACAAGTTGAGGCAGTCAGGAAGGGCTTTGTGAAGGGAGGCAAATTTAATCTCTGCCACTAAGTAGTGATAAATAAGATTTAAGTAAGCTCAGGGACTAGTGAAACAGCCACCCAGAGATGCACTTTGAAGCTGgtttggaaaggagaaaaaaaaaacctgaaagtgaCGTAATTGAAAAATGGGCAAAAAATGAGGATGTACTGGGACCTGGGGACACACTTAGTCAAAAAGATAGAGACACTTACTATGTTAACAGACGTCCATAGAACTTGTGGAGCTAAATTCCCCAGACCAAGGGTCAAGACAAGGACACCTAAGTCACATAATGAACAGGAAAGATACCAAAAGtcggaggggaggagaagggggtgaAAGAAGACTAAAAGGTGGAGGAGTGGgtcagagaggaggagggagagagaatagtaagggaaagggaggaaggaagagagaaagctggacatggtggtatagGCTTTATAAtgaaatcatcttttaaaataccaTAATATAAAAACATGGGTAGAGAAAAAAAGAGCCACAACAATGACAGTTCCTAAATATTTGCTAAAAAGTTAATGGTTGACTACACAATGAAGACTGTTGAAGGTTATTGGATTCTTACTGCATGCCAGGTGTTGTGCTGAAGATTTGCTCTATTGTCAGTTTCCACTACAAGCCCCCCAGAATAATATTATGTTTCCCATTGGGGCTCAGAAAAAAGAAGTGTCTTAGCCACTATCAGCCATGAAATGTAAACTCAAAGATGTCTGACATCAGAGACAACAGATGCTGTACTCTACCCACTAAACCCTGCCCAGTGTCTTTGCTGTTTGACATACTAGTGGCAGAGAAGGAGCTGCTATTTGCCCCACATGCTCAGGGATCTTCTTGGAGGTCTGTTACTCACAGTTCTAACTTTTGTTGGCATCTTGATTACCCCAAGGTCTGGCTCCTGAGAGACTTGACCTGGGACACTCCACTCAACCCTGGTCTTCACACAGAAAGAGTGCAGTATGAGACTAAAGAGTGGCTTTGTACATTTAAACAAGGGCAGTAGGTCCAGGTTGTCCCTTGGAGACACATAATATGTAAGGTTCCCCAGTTACGGAAAgctcaaagagcaaagagcatgATTCTTTATAATGTGACGTATAAGGGgtagaagataccagaaaattaagagagagagagagagagagagagagagagagagagagagagagagagaactttgaaatctactttttgttttattttctgtagttctggggatgggacccagagccttgtgtgtgCCAGATAAGCAGTCTGCTACTAAGATGCATCACCCAGActtactttgttttcttaaaaaggtaaacaaaggagaaagaggtgTTCATAGTTTTTGTTATCAGTTCTAGACACAGCTTCATTGAAAAAATGATCAACAGTTGAGATTCTAACATGGACAGGGAATATACCACATGGTTGTACCAACAGATGAATACAGGTGGCCAATGGTtactgagagaaagagaatcagtcttctccatggACAAAAACCCACATAAATTGTCCAattccaaatggtcagctctggtcacatatacatatgagtaacactaaatgaactcagtaaaTTGTATATATACGTGtgattatatatgtatctatgaGTAGCAGTAATAAAGAACAGAtcatgaattttgaaaaaaaaaaggggggacacaGGAGTTAGGAAGGGAGGGATGAGAGTGATAGAGATGCAGGGTTCATTtatgaaacacaaaaacaaaaaatgcaaaagatattttttaaaaaatggtcaaGAAAAATCCAGCTAGGATTCCCTCCTCACTTTCCATCTCCCAAATCCACAAGTTGAGAGCTTTTACAAGGAGACAGACTGGGCTATGCTTCCCACCAGTGGAGAAGAGTCTTTGAGTGTGTAGTTATCTGAGCCAGGCAGATTTGCTCAGCCTAGCAGTGGGGACAACCACCTGCATTATTCTTGTCCTATCCCAGAACCAGGCACTTGCATtgttctatttattcattcatttatttatgagcTCTGTTGACCAAACTGATgtcaaccctcctgcctcatcctcctgaacAGCTGGAACTACAGACACACATGATACCCTGTTTGTAatgtttttactattattatttttatttgtctttcagtTGCCCTGAAGttaatgttttgttattttttccatGGTCTCTTCCTAAGCAGTGGTATCTTGGAAAGTGCAGACTAATCATATTTTTAATGATATAACTTGAATCCTGGATACCACAGAAAATCATGAAAGGTTGGTTAGCATTCTCAGCTCCCACATGGAGAAACTTGTAAAATCTGATACACTGCACTAATGAGAGCAGCCTCCTTCCTAAATCCTTCCATTAGCAATACACTACAAAAGTGGGAGAAGGACAGGGGCCTTACCATGTTCCAAAAGGtataaaaagatggagaaatgttTTGCCAGAATGTTTTGAGAGCCAGGCTGGCAGTAAGACTTATTTGTGTGGGCTGTGGGCAAGAGGTAGAAAGCAAGCTGCCTATGTGAGATTTCTCTATGTGTCTAATGCCTGATCCTTCTGGCTTGGCAGATCTTCCCCGGGGCGGAGGGCTGGCCACTGCCCAAGTACCTGGGCTCCTGTGGTAGATTTCTGATCAGTACGAGCACCAGACCACTGCAAGAATTTTACGATGCACCTCCAGAGCAAGCTGCTGACCTTGCCTACCAACTCCTTGGGGTCCTGGAGTCCCTGAGGAGCAATGATTtgaactatttcttctacttcaCCCATGTTGATGCAGACATGTTTGGCATCTTTGACAATGGGCATCTGTTCATCCGCGATGCCAGTGCACTAGGCATCATCGACAAGCAGGAAGGTACTCAGCATGGGCTTGACTAAGCATCTGTCAAGGGGATGTCAGGATGACCAAAGCTAAGGAGAGGTGACCTGGGCCTTTGTACTCTGTATGTCACAGAGAAATCCAAGTTTTAGGAACAAAGAACAATGTCCCCTCATGCCCATCTGAATTTCTGTTTCATcttcatttctgaagggaaagtgAACTTGGCCTTGCCTGTAAGGGTCATTGTCCATGGTGGTATGGACTCCCATGAACCTTCCCAGGGCAATTCTGAATCACATTCACATACAAGTCGCAGGCCCCTCTCCCCCTCAAAGCCTTCCTTGTCAGATGCTCTTAGCCTTGATCTAAGACATAATTGCTGGCCTGATGCACTAGTACACTTTGCAGTGAGTGTTGACATACTGACTCTGTAAAGTTTGAAAACAAGAAACCGAATGAGGTGTGTGAGCAAGTCACGTCTCTTGCTGTTGACAAAGGCTCAGCTAGTGTTCTAGAGACCATTAAGCCCCAGTTTCTCAAGGTTACTAAATTTGCTGAGCCCAATAATAGGACAAAAGATTTTCCCAtttctgacacttttttttttaaacaaattctgCAAAGATAGAGAAAACAAACCTTTTTCTCACTTCCTGATTTGCCTTTattaagaagaatgaaattagaagaAAGCTTGGTTCCAGAATATTCAGGCTATGCCAACATCAGTCCCATTGCAACCTACTGAATGCATGTTCTGGATGGCATGTTTTCCCCCCTGACTTTCTATCCTAAATGTGCAATGAGACCAATGCTAATACCATCCTCACTTCCCTAATTCAGTAAtaacaggaaagtaacagtgtGCTTATAATTTCTACAATTAGAGACCAGCTTCTGGTAGGCACAAGTGGGTTTCCCACGCTTGGGCCTTAGCCTAATTGTAGGACATTGTTACTCAGTGCTGTTCTCCAAAGGGGCTGTTGTGTTCCTGAGCCCTAAATCTTCTGGTGACAGGGCAATGCTTGGAGATTAAAGCACTTCACTGAGCAGTTCTAATTGGcagtcctccctccccacccccctcccctccccatcccctcctccacaaGAGTAGGTTGTACAGTATCTGATATTTCCCATTTCTCTCCTAGGCAGTCAAGCAGCTGCCaggaatggagagaaggaagacattTTTAGCTGCCTGGTTTCTGGCTGCCAGGTCCAGCTGTCCTCCTGTGACACTGTCTCTGAGAAGCAAAGCCTGGTGCTGGTGTGTCAACAGTTGCTGCCTCACCTTCTCCGGGGAAAGTTTCCCTCCCCTGTGCAAGAGGAAATAGAGTCTGCTCTCAGCCTGTGTGGCAAAGATGCCAGCACAGACGTGGAAGTGTTGGGGGCCACCAGCCAGCTGAAGGACATCTTGAGACCACTGAGAACCTGCGATCCTAGATTTGCCTACCGCTACCCAGACTGCAAGTATAATGACAGGTTCTAAGCAGCTGGGGCCTAACGAGCCCAGGGGGGACAGTCCACAGGCTCTTTCATGTCCCTGGTTGAATTGATGCCAAATTGGAAGAagcaattttaaacattttaaacattgaaGTATATTCCTTTCCTAAGAAACACTCGAAACTAGTGAAAAAAAACCTCTGACACTGCATAATTGACACCACTGGTTAGGACACCGTGGCAGAGTCAGGAGGTGAGCACAGGAAGACCCAGGTGTGAATGTGCCATGTCTTTGAACCTCCACTTTCTCTGTACTCTACCAGGCTTTCACAAGTTAAAGAAAACAGATGCGAGGGGCCCAGACATATAGTCGTGACCTACAAAACATGTATTCCAGAAGCACATGTCAGGAGGCTGGTCTAGGTAGAAGGCAGGGTGAAGGCAGGACTTTAGGCCACTGGAACTTAAGCCCTCATTCCTACTCTCTTGCATCTGTGAGAAGGGATGTGCCCACTCACCACCAGCTACTGAACCCTCTGAGTACCTGGGACTCCTTATGCATGTGCAGAAGTCACCTCAGGAAGTGGGAAGGAGCCAAGGGTAAGAAGAGAAGGGGGACAGCTGAGGTCAATGTGTTTGCTCAGGTCCTCTAAAAGGCAAGTGTCAAAACATGATTACATGAGTTTGCTTAGAGCACATGCTTATGGGGGAGGCAAGACAGAGGGAAACAGGCAAAGGTTGACCCCCAGCAAAAGGTCGGCAATGCAAGAAAGATTGTCCGGGTGTCTACAAGACCATACACCAAAGGAGCTCCATGGCTCCCAGGAATAGATCCCTTTTATTATCCCTATGTTCTGACTAGCCAGAATAGGCTATGGTAAGTGTGACTTCCCCTTAGCTGCAAAGACAGATTTCAGAGCACAGCAGCCTGGGGGCACCAGATAGG
Encoded here:
- the Dipk2b gene encoding divergent protein kinase domain 2B — encoded protein: MEFLAGAETAAFNQRWPVRLLLWVSALSCSFSSPAILPPSLVPRVRSSYTLGRTFLGLDKCNACIGTSICKKFFKEEIRSELPSNNSEEQFELLLVEVFDLLFVTNESNSRKTYIVHCQDCARKTSGNLENFVVLEQYKMEDLMQVYDQFTLVSAINMLLHYHPPHLDIVSMDIEHETFSAIQDVTQFCTTGLCSYLVRLLAKNCVYATFQMRCLVSDDIKVQEQLTKAKAVLEESQIEEALRSLQTLGVSDSAESSSDLAESSSDSAKSSSEGDDVEGRKEGRKEGRKEGRKGEKNSSPFWVSLMCLQGLPSPFLRCPSQRLLDRVVRRYAEVADAGSIFMDHFTDRDKLRLLYTLSVNAHPIILQIFPGAEGWPLPKYLGSCGRFLISTSTRPLQEFYDAPPEQAADLAYQLLGVLESLRSNDLNYFFYFTHVDADMFGIFDNGHLFIRDASALGIIDKQEGSQAAARNGEKEDIFSCLVSGCQVQLSSCDTVSEKQSLVLVCQQLLPHLLRGKFPSPVQEEIESALSLCGKDASTDVEVLGATSQLKDILRPLRTCDPRFAYRYPDCKYNDRF